From Candidatus Pedobacter colombiensis, one genomic window encodes:
- a CDS encoding prephenate dehydrogenase, producing the protein MKIAVVGLGLIGGSMALVLKGKGFATKVFGVDNQEAHTKKALELGIVDEITDLNTAVANSDLVILSAPVSVCTTLLPQVLDQVQHQIVLDTGSTKMSLLDAVKGHINRGRYIATHPMWGTEFSGPEAATDQAFNGRANVICNASESDKDALATVEQLYTLLGMYNVYMEGKDHDVHVAYVSHISHITSFALANTVLEKEKEENAIFELASAGFESTVRLAKSSPAMWMPIFKQNKENVLDVLNEHITQLRKFKSCIEKENWAYLTELMENANKIKHVLDREE; encoded by the coding sequence ATGAAAATAGCAGTAGTCGGTCTCGGACTTATTGGTGGTTCCATGGCTTTAGTATTAAAGGGAAAAGGCTTTGCCACCAAAGTATTCGGTGTAGATAATCAGGAGGCGCATACAAAGAAAGCACTGGAGCTTGGAATTGTAGATGAGATAACCGATCTGAATACCGCGGTAGCCAATAGTGATTTGGTTATATTAAGTGCCCCTGTGAGTGTTTGTACCACATTATTACCCCAGGTACTAGACCAGGTACAACACCAGATTGTGCTCGATACCGGTTCCACTAAGATGTCCTTACTAGACGCAGTAAAGGGACATATAAACAGGGGCAGATATATAGCCACCCACCCGATGTGGGGTACAGAATTTAGCGGACCGGAAGCTGCAACAGATCAGGCTTTCAATGGTCGGGCCAATGTCATCTGTAATGCATCAGAAAGCGATAAAGATGCACTGGCAACAGTAGAACAGTTATATACATTGCTTGGTATGTATAATGTATATATGGAAGGAAAAGATCACGATGTACACGTTGCCTATGTCAGCCATATTTCTCACATTACTTCTTTTGCGTTGGCCAACACTGTACTGGAAAAAGAGAAAGAAGAAAATGCCATATTTGAACTCGCCAGTGCGGGTTTTGAAAGTACAGTAAGACTTGCAAAAAGTAGCCCTGCGATGTGGATGCCCATATTTAAACAGAACAAAGAAAATGTACTCGATGTGTTAAATGAACATATTACTCAGCTCAGGAAATTCAAATCCTGTATTGAAAAAGAGAACTGGGCTTATCTTACTGAGTTGATGGAAAATGCGAACAAAATCAAACATGTGCTGGACCGGGAAGAATAA
- a CDS encoding OmpA family protein: protein MKTKIIMAIGVGLLSAQYADAQFLGHLKDKINQKVNEAVDKKIDKVTSGTGNAGTSSTNGNAAVSKSGGTNASLKTYSKYDFVAGDKIITYDDFSQNEIGDFPGKWNTNASGEVMTVERKEGKWLNVSKEGLYIPLTVKTLPDNFTLEYDVVFLPAANYNGPNTAGFGFQLAHVDFKKDNFIYHTAYAEFLVSPYRGYFQYESYKPDGEKVLNNETKIAGLDRQHVQSYHVAVWRQKGRVRVYLNENKVCDLPTVLPSTESYNAIRFKTEQNNDGSNWLITNVKLASGAPDMRNKLISEGKLSTTGILFDVNAATINAASYGTLKQISQVLQENPDLKVKIVGHTDSDGDNASNLSLSQKRAEAVKTTFSKEFGIDASRMQTEGKGSSQPVSPNTTSEGKASNRRVEFIKL, encoded by the coding sequence ATGAAAACGAAAATAATAATGGCAATTGGTGTGGGACTATTGTCTGCCCAATATGCAGATGCTCAATTCCTGGGGCATCTTAAAGATAAAATAAATCAAAAAGTTAACGAAGCTGTTGACAAGAAAATAGATAAAGTTACCTCGGGGACAGGTAATGCCGGGACCAGCAGCACTAATGGTAATGCTGCAGTTTCAAAATCAGGAGGCACCAATGCATCTTTAAAAACGTATAGTAAATACGATTTTGTTGCCGGGGATAAAATAATCACCTATGATGATTTCTCCCAGAATGAAATTGGAGATTTTCCGGGGAAATGGAATACCAATGCTTCAGGTGAGGTAATGACCGTAGAGCGGAAAGAAGGTAAATGGTTAAATGTATCTAAAGAAGGATTGTATATCCCACTGACTGTTAAAACGCTACCTGATAACTTTACGCTTGAATACGATGTGGTATTTCTTCCAGCTGCCAATTATAATGGGCCTAATACCGCTGGTTTCGGTTTTCAATTGGCGCATGTCGATTTCAAAAAGGATAATTTTATCTATCATACTGCCTACGCCGAGTTTTTAGTGAGCCCATACCGTGGTTACTTTCAGTACGAAAGCTATAAGCCCGATGGTGAAAAGGTGCTAAATAATGAAACTAAGATTGCAGGACTGGATCGTCAGCATGTCCAAAGTTATCATGTTGCGGTATGGAGACAAAAAGGAAGGGTGCGCGTTTACCTCAACGAGAATAAAGTATGTGATTTGCCAACAGTACTGCCTTCAACTGAGAGTTATAATGCAATTCGTTTTAAAACTGAGCAAAATAATGATGGAAGTAACTGGTTGATCACTAATGTGAAGCTGGCTTCTGGTGCGCCTGATATGCGTAATAAGTTGATTTCTGAGGGGAAACTCTCTACCACTGGCATCCTGTTCGATGTAAATGCAGCAACTATCAATGCTGCATCTTATGGTACGTTAAAACAAATTTCTCAGGTGCTACAGGAAAATCCTGATCTAAAGGTGAAAATTGTGGGACATACCGATAGTGACGGTGACAATGCATCCAACCTCAGTTTATCGCAAAAAAGAGCCGAAGCAGTTAAAACAACTTTTAGCAAAGAATTTGGGATAGATGCAAGTCGGATGCAGACTGAGGGAAAAGGATCTTCACAACCTGTGTCACCAAACACTACCAGTGAAGGTAAAGCAAGTAACAGAAGGGTAGAATTTATTAAACTATAA
- a CDS encoding energy transducer TonB, with translation MKKSLTLSILVCTFNWVNAQKKQNVYFYKNDYQEVLSKDSADFIRVIQEPDSGSVLFKLIELYPDGKKKTLGSVSSFPPLIYEGELVSYYRNGKRKSSEFFKKNAPIDKAYFFHENGSVDRITEFRNNDQQIDLVEKLLNYQADSLGHVMVNDGNGHVLEETSAYGGATIEGDYKEGFKHGTWTMKSHSGLLRYKEKYNSGEFISGESEINGMIHEYTSIEEYPTMEGGGNVYDFILKNLQWPIDAVGKKIQGKVFLSCVVDTDGTISDIKIERKLFPSLDAEALRVFSTLPKLIPGRLKYSRFAGQL, from the coding sequence ATGAAAAAATCATTAACGCTGAGTATTTTAGTTTGCACTTTTAATTGGGTTAACGCTCAAAAAAAGCAGAATGTATATTTTTATAAAAACGATTACCAAGAAGTTTTAAGTAAAGATAGCGCCGACTTTATCAGAGTTATTCAAGAACCAGACAGCGGATCTGTTCTTTTCAAATTAATAGAACTATATCCAGACGGTAAAAAAAAAACATTGGGGAGTGTTTCGTCATTTCCACCATTAATATATGAAGGAGAATTGGTCTCTTATTACAGAAATGGCAAAAGAAAGAGCTCAGAATTCTTTAAAAAAAATGCGCCCATTGATAAGGCATATTTTTTTCATGAAAATGGTTCGGTGGATAGAATAACTGAATTCAGGAATAATGACCAACAAATTGATTTAGTAGAAAAATTACTAAATTATCAGGCTGATTCCCTTGGGCACGTCATGGTAAACGATGGGAATGGGCATGTTCTAGAAGAAACTTCAGCTTATGGTGGCGCTACTATAGAAGGGGATTACAAAGAAGGGTTTAAACATGGAACCTGGACCATGAAAAGTCATTCAGGTTTACTCCGATATAAAGAAAAATATAACAGTGGTGAATTTATTTCAGGTGAAAGTGAAATCAATGGAATGATACATGAATATACTTCAATTGAAGAATACCCAACAATGGAAGGAGGGGGTAACGTTTATGATTTCATATTAAAGAATTTGCAATGGCCCATTGATGCTGTGGGAAAAAAAATTCAAGGAAAAGTATTTTTAAGTTGCGTTGTTGACACGGATGGTACAATCTCGGATATTAAAATCGAACGCAAATTATTCCCATCTTTAGATGCAGAAGCCCTGCGCGTGTTCTCAACTTTACCTAAGTTGATTCCTGGTAGGCTGAAGTACTCCCGGTTTGCTGGACAGCTATAG
- a CDS encoding TonB family protein, translated as MKKLLTLIILVCTFNWVNAQKKQNVYFFKNDYQEVFSKDSADYIRVIQEPDSGSVLFKLIELYPDGKKKRLGSLSEFRPLIYEGELVSYYRNGKRKSSEFYKNNNPIDKAYFFYENGSVDRITEFRKNISKNGQQIDTIETLLNYQADSLGHVMVNDGNGHVVEETSDYDGATIEGDYKEGFKHGTWTMKSHSGLLRYKEEYNDGQFISGESEINGMIHRYTSIEEPPVTEGGMDKFYNYLRKNVRWPDQALGKGIQGIVYASFYIEPDGTMTNLKIERKLYPPLDAEALRVLSASPKWISGRQHGFPVRLKLNIPISFTYTN; from the coding sequence ATGAAAAAATTATTAACGCTAATCATTTTAGTTTGCACTTTTAATTGGGTTAACGCTCAAAAAAAGCAGAATGTATATTTTTTTAAAAACGATTACCAAGAGGTTTTCAGTAAAGATAGCGCCGACTATATCAGAGTTATTCAAGAACCAGACAGCGGATCTGTTCTTTTCAAATTAATAGAGCTATATCCCGATGGCAAGAAAAAGAGACTTGGTAGCCTTTCAGAATTTCGTCCATTAATATATGAAGGAGAATTGGTTTCTTATTACAGAAATGGCAAAAGAAAGAGTTCAGAATTCTATAAAAACAATAATCCCATTGATAAGGCATATTTTTTTTATGAAAATGGTTCGGTAGATAGAATAACTGAATTCAGAAAAAATATTTCAAAAAATGGCCAACAAATTGATACGATAGAAACATTACTAAATTATCAGGCTGATTCCCTTGGGCATGTCATGGTGAACGATGGGAATGGGCATGTTGTAGAAGAAACTTCAGATTATGATGGCGCTACTATAGAAGGGGATTACAAAGAAGGGTTTAAACATGGAACCTGGACCATGAAAAGTCATTCAGGTTTACTTCGGTATAAAGAAGAATATAACGATGGTCAATTTATTTCAGGTGAAAGTGAAATAAATGGAATGATACACAGGTATACTTCAATTGAAGAACCCCCAGTAACGGAAGGAGGAATGGATAAATTTTATAATTACTTACGTAAGAATGTGCGGTGGCCCGATCAAGCCCTTGGTAAGGGAATTCAGGGAATAGTGTATGCGAGTTTCTATATTGAACCAGATGGTACGATGACAAATCTTAAAATCGAACGCAAATTATACCCACCCTTAGATGCAGAAGCCCTACGTGTATTGTCAGCTTCCCCTAAATGGATTTCAGGTAGGCAACATGGTTTCCCTGTTCGTTTAAAACTCAACATTCCTATTTCTTTTACCTATACAAACTAA
- a CDS encoding aminotransferase class I/II-fold pyridoxal phosphate-dependent enzyme, whose amino-acid sequence MIAKRLEGISEYYFSQKLREIESLNKEGKNIINLGIGSPDLPPHPDVIKTLQEEAVKPGVHGYQGYKGIPILRQAFTDWYQRWYKVSLDPDTEVLPLIGSKEGIMHICMTYLNEGDEALIPDPGYPTYSSAVKLAGGKPVSYLLKEERNWYPDLEALAMKDLSKVKLMFVNYPHMPTGQPISAGLFENLVRFAKKNHILLVHDNPYSFILNDNPISLLEVPGAKEVVLELNSLSKSHNMAGWRIGMLCGSKERIDEVLRFKSNMDSGMFLPLQMAAAKALSLGSDWYNHINSIYAERRAKVYRILDILGCGYSLKQVGLFVWAKIPDHYEDAYALSDEILYGANVFLTPGGIFGSQGNRYIRISLCGDLSRFEEAITRISK is encoded by the coding sequence ATGATTGCAAAAAGACTGGAGGGTATTAGTGAATACTACTTCTCCCAAAAACTGAGGGAAATTGAGTCCCTAAATAAAGAAGGCAAGAACATCATTAACTTAGGTATCGGCAGCCCCGATCTTCCTCCACATCCCGATGTGATCAAAACATTGCAGGAAGAAGCAGTGAAGCCGGGAGTACATGGTTACCAGGGCTACAAAGGTATACCTATATTACGACAAGCTTTTACAGATTGGTATCAAAGATGGTACAAGGTATCTCTAGATCCTGATACCGAAGTATTGCCACTAATTGGTTCAAAAGAAGGCATCATGCACATCTGTATGACCTATCTGAATGAGGGTGATGAAGCATTGATCCCCGATCCTGGTTATCCTACTTACAGCAGTGCGGTTAAACTGGCAGGCGGTAAACCAGTGAGTTATCTCCTAAAGGAAGAAAGAAACTGGTACCCAGACCTGGAAGCTTTGGCAATGAAGGATTTGAGCAAGGTGAAGCTGATGTTTGTAAACTACCCGCATATGCCCACCGGTCAACCGATAAGTGCTGGTTTGTTTGAAAACCTGGTTCGCTTTGCAAAGAAGAATCATATCTTGTTGGTACATGATAATCCTTATAGCTTCATCCTGAATGATAATCCGATAAGTCTTTTGGAGGTCCCTGGTGCTAAAGAAGTAGTATTGGAGCTGAACTCTTTAAGCAAATCGCATAATATGGCTGGTTGGCGGATTGGTATGCTTTGCGGATCTAAAGAACGGATTGATGAAGTATTAAGGTTTAAGAGCAATATGGATAGTGGTATGTTTCTTCCTCTGCAAATGGCAGCTGCAAAAGCATTAAGCCTTGGCTCTGACTGGTACAATCATATCAATAGTATTTATGCAGAAAGAAGAGCTAAAGTATATCGTATACTCGATATTCTGGGGTGTGGATACTCACTTAAACAAGTTGGCTTATTTGTCTGGGCAAAAATCCCTGATCATTATGAGGATGCCTATGCCCTTAGCGATGAAATCCTTTATGGAGCAAATGTTTTTCTTACTCCAGGTGGCATATTCGGGAGCCAGGGTAATCGATACATTAGGATCAGTCTTTGCGGTGACCTCTCCAGGTTTGAGGAAGCGATAACCAGGATCAGTAAATAA
- a CDS encoding Lrp/AsnC family transcriptional regulator has product MATALDAMDTKILNLLQRDSSLHVKEIAARIGLSQSPTYERIKKLENEGFIDKYVALVNREKLGKHLMVICTVTLKEQSIAALKEFEQSIIKFKEVLEVMCIAGSSDYILKIAVEDVNTYHRFVIEQISSIANISNLSSNFVLKELKKDTAIEIG; this is encoded by the coding sequence ATGGCAACTGCATTAGACGCGATGGACACTAAAATCTTAAACTTACTGCAAAGAGATTCATCTTTGCATGTAAAAGAAATTGCAGCAAGGATCGGGTTGAGCCAATCACCAACTTATGAACGTATTAAAAAACTTGAAAATGAAGGGTTTATTGATAAGTACGTTGCCTTAGTAAACCGAGAGAAGTTAGGGAAACATTTGATGGTTATTTGTACAGTTACGCTTAAAGAGCAATCAATTGCTGCATTAAAGGAATTTGAGCAATCTATTATTAAATTTAAAGAAGTACTGGAAGTAATGTGTATTGCTGGAAGTAGTGATTACATCCTTAAAATAGCTGTCGAAGATGTAAATACATATCATAGATTTGTGATTGAGCAAATATCATCCATTGCAAATATTTCTAATCTCAGTAGTAATTTTGTACTTAAGGAACTCAAAAAAGATACCGCTATTGAGATTGGATAG
- a CDS encoding IS3 family transposase codes for MSMIERRSLISPEHQALSIASQCKLLNLQRSCYYFKPKGESLFNQSIMNLIDRKFLDCPFYGVDRMTAYLNKDLGCHVNNKRIRRLYRVMNLRTIYPKKNLSKANAAHHKYPYLLKGLKIDRPGQVWQADITYIPMFRGFMYMFAIIDVYSRKIVGWSISNTMTVEWCRDVLLETIEEHGTPGIFNTDQGSQFTSPIFTKALKDSNVSISMDGKGRALDNVFIERFWRSLKQEYIYLNPPNGGMELFQGIKRYVEFYNNERRHRSMDDLTPNEVFYQNNKKVS; via the coding sequence ATGAGTATGATTGAAAGGCGTAGCCTTATTTCCCCGGAGCACCAGGCGCTGAGTATTGCCAGTCAGTGCAAGCTACTGAACTTGCAGCGCAGCTGCTATTATTTCAAGCCTAAAGGCGAGTCGCTGTTCAACCAGTCGATAATGAATTTGATTGACCGTAAGTTTCTTGACTGCCCGTTTTACGGCGTGGACCGGATGACTGCGTATCTTAACAAAGATTTGGGATGTCATGTGAATAACAAGCGTATACGTCGTCTTTATCGTGTGATGAACCTGCGGACAATTTATCCTAAAAAGAACCTGAGCAAGGCTAATGCGGCACACCATAAATATCCATATTTGCTGAAAGGCTTGAAAATAGATCGGCCGGGCCAGGTTTGGCAGGCTGATATCACTTATATTCCCATGTTCAGAGGCTTCATGTATATGTTTGCCATTATTGATGTGTACAGCCGAAAGATTGTCGGATGGAGCATTTCAAATACCATGACCGTAGAATGGTGCAGAGATGTACTGCTTGAAACCATTGAAGAACATGGTACACCTGGTATATTTAATACGGATCAAGGCTCACAGTTCACCAGTCCGATCTTCACTAAAGCACTTAAAGACAGTAATGTAAGTATATCTATGGATGGCAAGGGAAGAGCCTTGGATAATGTGTTCATTGAGCGATTCTGGAGATCTTTGAAACAGGAGTATATTTATCTTAACCCACCTAACGGTGGTATGGAATTATTCCAGGGTATAAAACGGTATGTGGAATTTTATAACAATGAACGAAGGCATCGGTCAATGGACGATCTTACGCCAAATGAGGTATTCTATCAAAATAATAAAAAAGTGTCCTAA
- a CDS encoding SRPBCC domain-containing protein, with product MTNQPLEIKVAIQISKPVSEVFEAIVDPDKMSNYFISKSNGRMETGKALIWHWPEFDQGSEVLVDKIENDKYISFTWGGEQGTTNPVEITLLTTQTGATKVTIIERGGNNDEAGITWLKGNTEGWANFLACLKAYLEYGINLRKGAFDFMKA from the coding sequence ATGACCAATCAACCTCTTGAAATAAAAGTAGCGATACAAATTTCAAAACCTGTATCAGAAGTTTTTGAAGCTATTGTAGATCCTGATAAAATGAGTAATTATTTTATCTCAAAAAGCAATGGCAGGATGGAAACCGGCAAAGCACTGATCTGGCACTGGCCTGAATTTGATCAAGGTTCAGAAGTATTAGTCGACAAGATTGAAAATGACAAGTATATATCCTTTACCTGGGGTGGTGAACAAGGAACGACCAATCCGGTAGAAATCACCCTCCTCACAACCCAAACAGGAGCAACAAAAGTCACCATTATCGAAAGAGGTGGAAATAATGACGAGGCTGGAATAACGTGGCTAAAAGGAAATACTGAAGGTTGGGCTAATTTTCTTGCCTGTCTGAAAGCTTATCTGGAATACGGAATTAATTTGCGTAAAGGAGCTTTTGACTTTATGAAAGCATAG
- a CDS encoding histidine decarboxylase, with protein sequence MLKKPDNERLMAYMEKAKERSEYFIGYPIAQDFDYSELYPLLKLPLNNVGDPLVESTYDLNSRSLEQEVLRFFADLFHAPSDNWWGYVTNGGSEGNLYGLYVAREIYPNGVVYYSEATHYSVQKNIQLLNCQSIVIRKQENGEMDYEDLRQMVQMNRDKPVIILANIGTTMTEAKDDLSRIKQTLASLAIKNHYIHCDAALAGTYSALLNLEPGFDFEYGCDSLAISGHKFIGSPIPCGVVLVKKNYKERIGKTIPYIGTVDTTITGSRNGHSPIFMWYAIKKLGIEGLKQRAIESLETAQYVLNRFKELGVNAWCNPSALTVVFPAPALALKVKWQLATEDGMSHIICMPGISKAKFDEFFADYELSLSAEKVRV encoded by the coding sequence ATGTTAAAAAAACCTGATAATGAAAGATTAATGGCCTACATGGAGAAGGCAAAAGAACGTTCTGAATATTTTATTGGCTATCCTATAGCGCAGGATTTTGACTATTCAGAGCTTTACCCCTTATTAAAGCTTCCTTTAAACAATGTGGGTGATCCACTGGTAGAATCAACTTACGACCTAAATTCGAGATCACTTGAACAGGAAGTACTTCGTTTTTTTGCAGATTTGTTCCATGCACCATCTGATAATTGGTGGGGATATGTAACCAATGGCGGTTCGGAAGGAAACCTTTATGGTTTGTATGTAGCCAGAGAAATCTATCCAAATGGAGTAGTTTACTATTCGGAGGCGACCCATTATAGCGTACAGAAAAATATTCAGCTACTGAATTGCCAAAGCATAGTAATCCGTAAGCAAGAAAACGGAGAAATGGATTATGAGGATCTGCGCCAAATGGTGCAAATGAACCGGGATAAACCGGTCATTATTTTAGCCAACATTGGTACCACAATGACTGAGGCAAAAGACGATTTAAGTCGTATCAAACAAACGCTGGCTTCATTGGCTATAAAAAATCATTATATTCATTGTGATGCTGCGCTGGCGGGAACCTACAGTGCATTGCTAAATCTTGAACCGGGTTTCGATTTTGAATATGGTTGCGACAGTTTAGCTATAAGCGGACACAAATTTATTGGCTCACCAATACCTTGCGGTGTAGTTTTGGTAAAGAAAAATTACAAGGAACGTATTGGTAAAACCATTCCATACATTGGAACTGTAGATACTACAATTACCGGAAGCAGGAATGGACATAGCCCGATATTTATGTGGTATGCAATTAAAAAACTTGGTATCGAGGGTTTAAAGCAGCGTGCAATAGAAAGTCTGGAAACCGCACAATATGTACTCAACCGATTTAAAGAATTGGGTGTCAATGCCTGGTGTAATCCTTCTGCCTTAACCGTAGTTTTCCCGGCGCCAGCATTAGCCTTAAAGGTAAAATGGCAGCTTGCTACCGAAGATGGCATGAGTCACATCATCTGTATGCCCGGAATAAGCAAAGCGAAGTTTGATGAATTCTTCGCAGATTACGAATTGTCACTATCAGCAGAAAAAGTACGAGTATAA
- a CDS encoding alpha-1,2-mannosidase — protein MKTNLSPKLFLFACILVSTIACGKKKDADPDKPDTTPPIVIPPVVSPPVYTGTSMIVESLSGPVTSNETIAFKNYIYNKISAPATNDGNIWVYGNSGKQIEACGLMYETTHDIAILDRMIYLCDAALAGRNDLASAVNGGQRTIWTGSIEPVWPSSKPEVLVQQAGVEQGQILSHMAFCSLLILQNPSIWNNTVGIGDSKGFGATYKARALKYITEADYVMDKWILPRFIRTTDNNRYYFPGAPNDYKPNEPAPWNQAWMLTNGFVRLVQCHTILGDDANRITRYDAIVKPNIDWFFANMKPNTSKSGSACYLFAYAYPSGTEDANHFAYDVEGVWIAYNSGRYGLTKAQIMPLANTYFDIVLATVTNGIYAGKIDGTTGSGNSGGDDYVRDEYIYLTEFRPEKFEEVGNIEINKNKIASSPQITGRLLWAKNRRK, from the coding sequence ATGAAAACGAATCTCTCTCCAAAATTATTTCTCTTTGCCTGTATATTGGTTTCAACAATTGCTTGTGGCAAGAAAAAAGACGCTGATCCGGATAAGCCAGATACAACTCCACCGATTGTTATCCCACCTGTTGTCTCTCCACCGGTATATACTGGAACGAGCATGATTGTTGAAAGCCTTTCCGGTCCGGTAACATCCAACGAGACCATTGCATTTAAAAATTATATATATAATAAGATCTCTGCCCCGGCAACTAATGATGGGAACATTTGGGTTTATGGTAATTCAGGTAAGCAAATCGAGGCATGCGGCTTAATGTATGAAACAACGCACGATATAGCTATACTGGATCGAATGATCTATTTGTGTGATGCAGCGCTTGCCGGACGTAATGATTTGGCTTCTGCAGTCAATGGTGGTCAACGAACCATCTGGACAGGAAGTATAGAACCGGTATGGCCTTCTTCTAAGCCTGAAGTTCTTGTGCAACAGGCAGGGGTGGAGCAAGGCCAGATTCTTTCTCATATGGCTTTTTGCTCTTTATTGATTCTGCAAAATCCATCAATTTGGAATAACACAGTTGGTATTGGCGATTCGAAGGGATTTGGAGCAACCTATAAAGCCCGTGCATTAAAATATATCACTGAAGCTGATTATGTGATGGATAAATGGATACTTCCAAGGTTTATTCGCACTACAGATAATAATCGATACTACTTTCCCGGTGCACCAAATGATTATAAACCTAATGAGCCGGCGCCATGGAACCAAGCCTGGATGCTTACCAATGGTTTTGTGAGATTGGTACAATGTCATACAATTTTAGGTGATGATGCTAATCGGATCACACGATATGATGCAATTGTAAAACCAAATATCGATTGGTTTTTTGCTAATATGAAGCCCAATACTTCCAAATCCGGTTCTGCCTGCTATCTTTTTGCTTACGCTTATCCCAGTGGAACTGAAGATGCTAATCATTTTGCCTATGATGTAGAGGGCGTATGGATAGCTTATAATAGTGGACGTTATGGCTTGACTAAAGCGCAAATTATGCCTTTGGCAAATACATATTTTGATATTGTACTAGCTACGGTAACCAATGGTATTTATGCAGGAAAGATTGATGGCACTACGGGTAGCGGCAACTCAGGGGGCGACGATTATGTAAGGGATGAATACATTTATCTTACAGAGTTTAGACCTGAGAAATTTGAAGAAGTAGGAAATATAGAAATCAATAAAAATAAGATCGCTTCATCGCCTCAGATTACGGGGCGGCTGCTGTGGGCAAAAAATAGGAGAAAATAA
- a CDS encoding transposase yields the protein MKKERRKFSSVFKTKVVLEAIKESSTMQELASKYSLHPTQITAWKREFLEKADTVFGSEKPDEKEESKEKELYSKIGELQIQVDFLKKVLGK from the coding sequence ATGAAAAAAGAGCGTAGAAAATTCAGTTCTGTTTTCAAGACCAAAGTGGTGCTTGAAGCAATTAAGGAAAGTAGTACCATGCAAGAACTTGCGTCCAAATACAGTCTCCATCCCACACAGATCACCGCGTGGAAGCGTGAATTTCTTGAGAAAGCCGATACGGTGTTTGGTTCAGAGAAACCAGATGAAAAGGAAGAATCTAAAGAGAAGGAACTGTACTCCAAGATTGGCGAACTTCAGATCCAGGTTGATTTCCTAAAAAAAGTCTTGGGGAAATGA
- a CDS encoding GNAT family N-acetyltransferase, with the protein MLNINLPKLPELETTRLILREQRISDAPALYDLRTNEQVMRYIDRISPKNIEESEQVIRTINENFSKGANLIWAITLKSNPELMIGNLGFWRTDLPNHRAELGYILQPDYWRKGLLTEALVKVIDFGFNQLKLHSICANINPGNEASRALLLKHGFVKEAYFRENYYFEGKFLDSEIYSLLKA; encoded by the coding sequence ATGCTCAATATCAACCTTCCCAAACTACCTGAACTAGAAACAACACGTCTTATTTTACGTGAGCAACGCATTTCTGATGCCCCTGCACTATACGACCTACGTACCAATGAACAAGTTATGCGCTACATTGATCGTATAAGTCCTAAAAATATTGAGGAATCAGAACAAGTCATTCGGACCATTAATGAAAATTTCAGCAAAGGAGCAAATCTGATCTGGGCCATTACTTTAAAATCAAATCCTGAACTTATGATTGGGAACCTGGGCTTTTGGCGCACAGACTTACCCAATCATAGAGCAGAGCTAGGTTATATTCTTCAGCCTGATTACTGGCGAAAAGGTCTCCTCACAGAAGCATTGGTCAAAGTAATTGATTTCGGATTCAACCAGCTAAAGCTACATTCCATATGTGCAAACATCAATCCTGGAAATGAAGCATCTCGGGCTTTATTATTGAAACACGGCTTTGTTAAAGAGGCATATTTCAGAGAAAATTATTACTTCGAGGGTAAATTCCTGGACAGTGAAATCTATAGTCTACTGAAAGCATAA